The genome window AGGTTGAGCTCGGCGCGGTTGACGGGAACGAGTCCGAGCGAGGCGAAGGGTTCGGCGCTGAAATCAAAGCTTGTGACGAGCCCGGTTCCGATACCGTCAAGAAGAAGTTTGCGTCCGGGCGGCGTGGAGGCCGTCGACGTGCGTTCGATGTGGGTAAACGACTTCGCGCCGGTGAACTCAATGGTATCCTGTGACGCCGAGTCCGGGCGGTAGGCAATTTCGAGGAAGCTGGATTCACGGTCAAAGCCGGTGACGCGGTTACCGGACTGTGTCGTTAGGACGAGCCCTTCAAAAAGTGCGTCATAGGCGTTATTCCCTGAGCTGGTTGAGAAGAAACGCGGGCCGTTCAAGTCAACCCAATTGCTCGGCAGGGGGACGGTCACGACCGTATCCTCCGCGGCAAGGTTGAAAGAGGTGAGGACGTTGCCGACCGAGATCCCCTCCTCATCTGCCGTCCACCCCGACTCAATTTCCATGTCGGCTTCGCGGACATCGATCGTCTGGACGCCCGTGGTATCACCATAGCGATATTCTGTCTGAAGCACGAGATTGATACCCTCGATGCTTTCGAAACCACCGATATTTGCAGGCTGCCGAAAATCGATGTGACCGCGTGTAGCGATCGTGCCCACGAGTGGGTCAGTAACCGTTCCGACGAGAATGCGGTGTCCGTTGGATGGAATGCTGTCTGGGCTCGTGGCGACCTGTGAAGTCACGTCGACGCTTGTGAAGGTGTCGAACGTGTCGGGCAGGGCACTGACGGCTGTCGGACGGCCATCAGCCAGAGAATCCGGGCCACCGACTCCGAGGCCCACAGTCGAAGAGTCGTCGCAGGCAGAGAGGCTGAGGAGCAACGCGCCGCTCAGCAAGGCGGCGAAGAGACAACGATACGTCATGAGCAAGGCAGAAAGCACCGTTTCGTGCAAAGGACAATGGGAGCGGCCACCCTACCCTCAGAATCATCTCGTTCAAGGGCGGCCTGCAGTCATCGACGACGCGTCTACGTGCTCGGCGAGAAGTTTGCGCCGCACACGACCGGTCGGGAGCGTTAAGTACGGGCCGTCGGTTGGGTATCGCGGCGTCTAGGTTCTAACGCGCGAGGCCGGGCAATTCGTATGCCCGTCGCGGAGGATCAGGACAGGTTGGGATTCCGGTAGGGCGCCGAAAGAGGACCGGATCTCAACAACCGCCGGAATCACGTGGTCTCTCGATTTGCACCGGATGCAAAAAGAGGGTAGAAAGGCCTAGACAGCCGAAAACCCCATCCGACGCAAGCGCCGATGGGGTTCGTCGGAACCACGCGTATGAATGCGACCCGTTCGCGCGCGGTTT of Longibacter salinarum contains these proteins:
- a CDS encoding DUF4270 family protein produces the protein MTYRCLFAALLSGALLLSLSACDDSSTVGLGVGGPDSLADGRPTAVSALPDTFDTFTSVDVTSQVATSPDSIPSNGHRILVGTVTDPLVGTIATRGHIDFRQPANIGGFESIEGINLVLQTEYRYGDTTGVQTIDVREADMEIESGWTADEEGISVGNVLTSFNLAAEDTVVTVPLPSNWVDLNGPRFFSTSSGNNAYDALFEGLVLTTQSGNRVTGFDRESSFLEIAYRPDSASQDTIEFTGAKSFTHIERTSTASTPPGRKLLLDGIGTGLVTSFDFSAEPFASLGLVPVNRAELNLPIDSTTVSQSTPANFVRPDPEGLFLRAQVAEDRRNVTNTGELALCRGLGLQTTIESSCLINLATSSASLRGPNSQMRLLVEESISAEYGAAKDTPLFDKYILEQIAGEPTITPLLLFAPVENSSNPNPQLQVTVVPQE